Genomic window (Aethina tumida isolate Nest 87 chromosome 4, icAetTumi1.1, whole genome shotgun sequence):
tataaaagaaatttgtttataacatctctattgttaaaaaacaaaccataaaaatatatatttgaaaacaaaaaatttaaaaaatttagagaagtttgaattttttagtcCCTcagaaatttgattaaaaatttaagtattttcgttccaaatattaattgtaaaacatgtcttcatgtttgaaaaaataaagcaaGTTATacttctaatttatattttattgttaaatatctataaaaaatatcatttttatataataataatttctgacTAGTAAAGCCAAATAACgtataacattttttgatgGCAAATTAAATGGTGCTGAGCTGGCTAAATTCCTTCAGCGTACCGAGATCCCTTATAAGCAGCTGAAGCGTCTGCTTAGTCTTAACATTATCCGGATCATCTTCTAATTCCATTCCAGCTTCCAAtgtatcaacaattttttccaaCTCATCTATCCGTTCTTCAGTCAGCGATTCAATGTGGGCAATGTGATCTAGAAGGTTCAACTTGCAGTCCATCGAATCCACGGTGGCTTCAGCTTTTGGTATAATTGGGGCGTTGTTATCCATCAATGAGTTCATGTTGGATAAGTCCTTGCCAGCCTTTAAAATCATCATAAGCATGGAGTCATTTCGGTCGTTTTGAGCATCAGTTTTGTCGACTTCAGTTTCGTTTTTAACATACTGGTGATCGTCGTTTTCTGGTTGAACCGTAGTTTCTTCCTTGAGTTCTTGTTTGACGTCCAACTTTTCTGGTAAAGGTTGTTTCTCCCATGGTTTTGACCATAGGTATAATTTTGGGTGGTTTTTAGCTctgcaacaaataaaaattacactgCACACACGAaacatattgtaaaaattgtacatactcagcgatttttaatttaatgctggtGCTGTTTAGAAACTCTTTCAACTCAACTATGGCTCCTGAAACGTCATGTAGTTGTTTCAGTTTTGAAAACCTGGTTTTGAGTTCTTCCTCGTCTTTGCTGTGATAGCTGCCAGTTGGTAGAACTCCATGCTTGAGCCAGTCTTGGTCGTGGAAGTACTTTTTCGAAGCCCGCTCCCTTAAGGGATTTTGGCAAATATAACAGATATATTTTTCAGGCACTTGACTTTCTTTTTCGATATTGTTGCAGTAGGCGTGTTGCCAACACAGACACAGCTCGCACTGTATCATCAGTCCGTCTTCTTCAGTAATTCCACAAGTGCAATTAATGATTTCTTCCTGTTTCATTCTAACTATCTTAATGACTTCACCaccttcaataataatattgttaggGGGTTGAACTGGGTTAGgtgttaatatttgttgagTGGGATGTTGAGGTGTGGATAGTGAGGCGGTGTCAGGTGGAGGAATTTGAGGATTACCTTTGACGATCTCCCTGTTCTCCGAGATTCCCTGTTTTCGTTTAAGCAATTTCTTTCCAGCATCATCGACCTTATTATCACTTGCCGGCCGTACTGGAAGTAATGTTTTTATGCCAACAGGAGGCCTTGCAGAACAGAGAGATTTCAAATTCAGATCGTCACGTTTGGGCATCGCTTCCGAATCACTTAACAGATCGCGTAGCTTTACGTCCGGATACATGTTGGCCGGTAATCCGGAAGGTAACGGCTGAATTGACTCAGGTTCCTTCTTGTCGAACGGATTGCTGGCCAATAGTTTTATGATTTCCGCATCTTTGGCCTTGGGCAAGGGAGATTCGCATTTGATTTCCGGTTCTACGGTCGGAGACTGAGGCAATTTGGCCACCTTCGGCGTGACTGATTTCGTTGCGGCTCTGGACGGCGGCGGTTTCGTCGGACCGGGGGACTTCTCCAAGTTCTCGCCCACCGTTCGGGCGTAGGCCAGGTCGGCAACGTTGGGAGTTGAGTCTAGATATTTCGTATATTCTTTGTGGTAGTGTTTTACGTGCATCTGGGCCAGGTTTTCCTTGCGGAAGTTCTTTCCACATCCTTCAATTGGGCATTTGTAAGCAtcgtttacaaatattatctttaaagCATTGGAGTTATCtggaattaacaaaaatgttttaatggcTGTAAAATTATGAACCAATTTTCTCACCTCCTTTACCAGTGTCTTCACTCTGAGATTCTTGGGAAGTTTGGTCCTCTACCTCAGGAACAGGAGGAAGGACAGGCGGTTTTTTCTCAGCGGGAATCGATTTCCTCTGTCTCTGTCTGTGCAGACTAAAATCGAACATAGTTTCATGCAGCTCATACTCGGGATGATTctctaaatatgtttttatttcagatttagTGCGAAATCGTTTGCCATCAGgactgtaaataaaacaattttatgtaatggTTGATTAGGTATCAATAAGTGATTATTACCCAACAATTATAGTGTCCCATTTTCCTGCGGACGTGCCGTGAATCCTCTGCACCAAGTGCTTCACCCATCCTTCAGGCAGTTTGGGATCTGCTACTATAACTG
Coding sequences:
- the LOC109598375 gene encoding PHD finger protein 20 isoform X3 translates to MGRKCSVESCFSDSGRSEDAGVTFHKVPIHSDIRPKWFSLCRISNDKKNVKVIYVCSRHFLRADFCNFKGKKYMLRQGVLPSVFPWDKSKLEAIKVKIEKPDGQVESAKEPIKTGDQIKLEPAEKINFEPTEIKNEPESSDESPMHASEPMEVDTTTNEDQTDENKLIPDNEIKVEDKSAEEKKEDEKVKCTSASGINFSIDSKLEALDFNNIWYPARIVEVDYEENEVLIHFEKFSSKFDEWICMDSPRLRPLQPPGKKTVAEEFAVGERCSAAWSDSRKFPATVTKIVGNDVYEVLFDDGYMKTLKGHRMTKAQGKAIQSSPLFDPIQSSKQDRRDKKRKLNVAALFNKRVKVSNSNTDRAKPCTIVSAAPAVPEEETFWVPTWENGRPVGVDAMIETHDGQRSSVIVADPKLPEGWVKHLVQRIHGTSAGKWDTIIVGPDGKRFRTKSEIKTYLENHPEYELHETMFDFSLHRQRQRKSIPAEKKPPVLPPVPEVEDQTSQESQSEDTGKGDNSNALKIIFVNDAYKCPIEGCGKNFRKENLAQMHVKHYHKEYTKYLDSTPNVADLAYARTVGENLEKSPGPTKPPPSRAATKSVTPKVAKLPQSPTVEPEIKCESPLPKAKDAEIIKLLASNPFDKKEPESIQPLPSGLPANMYPDVKLRDLLSDSEAMPKRDDLNLKSLCSARPPVGIKTLLPVRPASDNKVDDAGKKLLKRKQGISENREIVKGGEVIKIVRMKQEEIINCTCGITEEDGLMIQCELCLCWQHAYCNNIEKESQVPEKYICYICQNPLRERASKKYFHDQDWLKHGVLPTGSYHSKDEEELKTRFSKLKQLHDVSGAIVELKEFLNSTSIKLKIAEAKNHPKLYLWSKPWEKQPLPEKLDVKQELKEETTVQPENDDHQYVKNETEVDKTDAQNDRNDSMLMMILKAGKDLSNMNSLMDNNAPIIPKAEATVDSMDCKLNLLDHIAHIESLTEERIDELEKIVDTLEAGMELEDDPDNVKTKQTLQLLIRDLGTLKEFSQLSTI
- the LOC109598375 gene encoding PHD finger protein 20 isoform X1, coding for MGRKCSVESCFSDSGRSEDAGVTFHKVPIHSDIRPKWFSLCRISNDKKNVKVIYVCSRHFLRADFCNFKGKKYMLRQGVLPSVFPWDKSKLEAIKVKIEKPDGQVESAKEPIKTGDQIKLEPAEKINFEPTEIKNEPESSDESPMHASEPMEVDTTTNEDQTDENKLIPDNEIKVEDKSAEEKKEDEKVKCTSASGINFSIDSKLEALDFNNIWYPARIVEVDYEENEVLIHFEKFSSKFDEWICMDSPRLRPLQPPGKKTVAEEFAVGERCSAAWSDSRKFPATVTKIVGNDVYEVLFDDGYMKTLKGHRMTKAQGKAIQSSPLFDPIQSSKQDRRDKKRKLNVAALFNKRVKVSNSNTDRAKPCTIVSAAPAVPEEETFWVPTWENGRPVGVDAMIETHDGQRSSVIVADPKLPEGWVKHLVQRIHGTSAGKWDTIIVGPDGKRFRTKSEIKTYLENHPEYELHETMFDFSLHRQRQRKSIPAEKKPPVLPPVPEVEDQTSQESQSEDTGKGDNSNALKIIFVNDAYKCPIEGCGKNFRKENLAQMHVKHYHKEYTKYLDSTPNVADLAYARTVGENLEKSPGPTKPPPSRAATKSVTPKVAKLPQSPTVEPEIKCESPLPKAKDAEIIKLLASNPFDKKEPESIQPLPSGLPANMYPDVKLRDLLSDSEAMPKRDDLNLKSLCSARPPVGIKTLLPVRPASDNKVDDAGKKLLKRKQGISENREIVKGNPQIPPPDTASLSTPQHPTQQILTPNPVQPPNNIIIEGGEVIKIVRMKQEEIINCTCGITEEDGLMIQCELCLCWQHAYCNNIEKESQVPEKYICYICQNPLRERASKKYFHDQDWLKHGVLPTGSYHSKDEEELKTRFSKLKQLHDVSGAIVELKEFLNSTSIKLKIAEAKNHPKLYLWSKPWEKQPLPEKLDVKQELKEETTVQPENDDHQYVKNETEVDKTDAQNDRNDSMLMMILKAGKDLSNMNSLMDNNAPIIPKAEATVDSMDCKLNLLDHIAHIESLTEERIDELEKIVDTLEAGMELEDDPDNVKTKQTLQLLIRDLGTLKEFSQLSTI
- the LOC109598375 gene encoding PHD finger protein 20 isoform X2 — its product is MGRKCSVESCFSDSGRSEDAGVTFHKVPIHSDIRPKWFSLCRISNDKKNVKVIYVCSRHFLRADFCNFKGKKYMLRQGVLPSVFPWDKSKLEAIKVKIEKPDGQVESAKEPIKTGDQIKLEPAEKINFEPTEIKNEPESSDESPMHASEPMEVDTTTNEDQTDENKLIPDNEIKVEDKSAEEKKEDEKVKCTSASGINFSIDSKLEALDFNNIWYPARIVEVDYEENEVLIHFEKFSSKFDEWICMDSPRLRPLQPPDVYEVLFDDGYMKTLKGHRMTKAQGKAIQSSPLFDPIQSSKQDRRDKKRKLNVAALFNKRVKVSNSNTDRAKPCTIVSAAPAVPEEETFWVPTWENGRPVGVDAMIETHDGQRSSVIVADPKLPEGWVKHLVQRIHGTSAGKWDTIIVGPDGKRFRTKSEIKTYLENHPEYELHETMFDFSLHRQRQRKSIPAEKKPPVLPPVPEVEDQTSQESQSEDTGKGDNSNALKIIFVNDAYKCPIEGCGKNFRKENLAQMHVKHYHKEYTKYLDSTPNVADLAYARTVGENLEKSPGPTKPPPSRAATKSVTPKVAKLPQSPTVEPEIKCESPLPKAKDAEIIKLLASNPFDKKEPESIQPLPSGLPANMYPDVKLRDLLSDSEAMPKRDDLNLKSLCSARPPVGIKTLLPVRPASDNKVDDAGKKLLKRKQGISENREIVKGNPQIPPPDTASLSTPQHPTQQILTPNPVQPPNNIIIEGGEVIKIVRMKQEEIINCTCGITEEDGLMIQCELCLCWQHAYCNNIEKESQVPEKYICYICQNPLRERASKKYFHDQDWLKHGVLPTGSYHSKDEEELKTRFSKLKQLHDVSGAIVELKEFLNSTSIKLKIAEAKNHPKLYLWSKPWEKQPLPEKLDVKQELKEETTVQPENDDHQYVKNETEVDKTDAQNDRNDSMLMMILKAGKDLSNMNSLMDNNAPIIPKAEATVDSMDCKLNLLDHIAHIESLTEERIDELEKIVDTLEAGMELEDDPDNVKTKQTLQLLIRDLGTLKEFSQLSTI